One window from the genome of Paraclostridium sordellii encodes:
- a CDS encoding PTS system mannose/fructose/sorbose family transporter subunit IID, whose translation MASNIKETAMIHTEYIDKSESQTLDKKTLNKMAWRSMFLQASFNYERMQAGGWLYSILPGLQKIHKNKQDLSTSMKHNLEFFNCHPFLITFVMGIILSLEQKKADVQTIRSLRVAAMGPLGGIGDAIFWFTLLPIAAGVGANLALEGSIAGPIIFLLMFNIVHLGLRFWLMHWSYKTGVEGITKLTKNAKEFTRSATVLGMIVVGALIASYVNIDIVTEIPIGETALKVQEILDGIMPKLLPLGLTFGMYGLVKKNVSPMINILIMVIIGIVGAYIGLF comes from the coding sequence ATGGCATCTAATATAAAAGAAACAGCAATGATTCATACTGAATATATAGATAAAAGTGAGAGCCAAACTTTAGATAAAAAGACACTAAATAAAATGGCTTGGAGATCTATGTTTTTGCAAGCTTCATTTAACTATGAAAGAATGCAAGCAGGAGGATGGTTATATTCTATACTTCCAGGTCTTCAAAAAATACACAAAAACAAACAAGACTTATCTACATCTATGAAACATAACCTAGAGTTTTTTAATTGCCATCCATTTTTAATAACATTTGTTATGGGGATTATTTTATCATTAGAGCAAAAGAAAGCAGATGTTCAAACAATACGTTCTTTAAGAGTGGCAGCTATGGGACCTTTAGGAGGAATAGGAGATGCAATATTTTGGTTTACTCTACTTCCTATAGCAGCTGGAGTTGGTGCCAACTTAGCCCTTGAGGGAAGTATAGCTGGGCCTATAATATTTTTACTAATGTTTAATATAGTTCATCTAGGTCTGAGATTTTGGCTAATGCATTGGTCTTATAAGACAGGTGTAGAAGGTATAACAAAACTTACTAAAAATGCTAAGGAATTTACAAGATCAGCTACAGTATTAGGAATGATAGTTGTAGGAGCTTTAATAGCTTCATATGTAAATATAGATATAGTTACAGAAATACCAATAGGAGAGACAGCTTTAAAAGTTCAGGAAATACTAGATGGTATAATGCCTAAGTTATTGCCTCTTGGATTGACTTTTGGTATGTATGGATTGGT